In the Epinephelus fuscoguttatus linkage group LG10, E.fuscoguttatus.final_Chr_v1 genome, CTCCATAAGTGACGTCATACCATCTTCTCTCAGTGAAGCTATGATGCCTGTCTTTTGTACTGGATATACTTAAGTGAACAATGGGTCTTGCTCGTTCTTTGGCGTCTGAGCTGATAAAACGACCGGGAGTCGCTCcataaaacacatcaggtaAGATAACGATATTTTTGTGCATGGACATAGCTAAGTTACCATAATAGCTAGGTGACATATATTGTGGGAGACGAGAAACGTAGTTCACTGAATGTATTCAAGGCCTCTCAAACTGAGAAAAGCGATTTAAATCTGTGATGTTACCACAGTGTGAAGTGTATAGGGCAAGTGGGAACTTGCGGGaggggccagcaggagaaacactactgtgcatattcagtagGCCGCATACCACGGAAGTAAAGCCAGAAgctagaaaacttttttggcaCATACGCCAGGcgagcaactccattggaatgaaaAGGCACCATCTTGGGGGCCGGTGTGTAGTTATTATAAAAATCTATGGTGTATTTACATACAACTATgacaaaccaacaacaaactgCTATTTTTTTGACTTGCAAAATAACTTAAAATTGCAAAACACAAGTGTAATTCATAGCACAATTCAAACAGGATCAAAATATTCTTTGTCTCTTGCCATTTGCTAGCGCacataccataaaacttcaattaaaagcctagtctcTTTTACTAGtccagtgtggctacacattttgacaagttGGTTTGTCCCTTCTCGTCTCAGTCCTGTACTGCTTTACATTCTTCACTGTGATTTGCAAGGTCAAAAACTGTTAATTGTTAACTACAAGTTGATGTGTTTGCAGTACTGCACTCTTTTCAATGCTGAGATGTAATAATATCACCTAAAGGTATTTCGCGTGCTCTTGCTCTGGATATCTCGGTAGTGAGTAGTGTAAAATGTCCAAATCGATGAACACTTCTTTCCTGGAGTATGGATCCAAATTCTTCtggattattttcactgtgaaaactcTCACAATATCCCTAATTAGCGGctagggttttttttcctgtggtgCTCATTCCTTTCTGTCTCCTCCTTTTCACTAGCCTGAGACAATCTCCCTGAGACTGCTGGGCTGAAGTAAGGCACTGTGGGTCTGTGCTTCATTAGAGAGGCACTGAGGGTGCTGTGAGCTGAATACCAAACAGGAACCAAGTCTATGACTGTCAACACAGCTCTTGCTAAGTAAATGGGCTGTTCACACATGCCTTTAAAGGAACCATAGTGAATGCATTTCTCTGAGACACATATGTTCAGCCGAGCAGCAGGGTTTATAGAATAACATGATTCGGAGGGAGGCTCAAAAGTTGAACTGCTTGTTTACACCTTTCTTTGAGCCACTGGAATGTCAGTAAAAGCTGTGACTGACTGAAGGGTGTACAGTGTCATTATCTTGGGAAGTTTAATCATTTCTGAGTGGAGCAAAGTACTAAAGATAAGGGCTATCAATGAGGGGGTTTGTTTATATGTGAGACTCAAATGAAAGGACAGTAAGTGCAACGTGCACAGCTCATAGACTTATTTTCCCATATGGATAAATTAGCAGACCTCAGACTGGGGCTGGATGATATGGAGACAAtcaaaaatcacaatatttttgaccaaatatctTAATTTCAATACTACAGTGATATGATatggttgactattggtgctttcattAAGACATTTATTTACACAATGGATTCTTGATAAGCAATGATCCATCATGCGGTAAAGGCAGACTGGTAATTAAATCACTTCACTGTTACGCCTATActcaaaatctaagacgatatctcATTTCATATCAtcatatcaatatattgcccgGCCCTACCTAGGTACATGTTTTTATACAGAATTTGGCAAACAATATGCCTATGAGTGGTGGCCCTACCTCTCAGGTCTGACTCATGGAAATTTCTCAACAACACTCCGGAGGGCAATTAGTGTCAACTTGGCAACTTCACTATCAGATGCATAGGCTTTCATCACcagcacacaaaaacatttttttttccatgtgtaATTTTCCTGATTAAATTCACAACATGGTAAATGGGACAGGAAAGATCACTACAACATTCTGCTACACAGAATTAGAGTCATCTTCTTGCCCCTGATCTTTGATTTTACCTTTAAGGCCTGGGATGTTTAATCAGTTGAGTCAAAGACTCTAACCTCACACACATCTGAGCGGTAAATAgatcatgttttatttgaaagGGGATCACAAGACAAAAAAGCTTGTAGCCACTGAAAAACAAGGATAGAAGCTCACAGATATACTAAACCACTCACACTGCGCTTCACACGTCCtcctcacatacacacagccaATATTTTCTAAGCATTTTGTAGTGATGTTCATCTTCATCAAGACTGAAATCtattaagtgtgtgtatgtcattTTGTCTACCTCCTGTTTACACACTCTACTACCTTACATACTACAGCATGTACATCATGGGCACACACCCAGACAATGGACATTTCATGTAACCATTTAACTTCTGGACAAATGGGTGTGGTCTATAAATCATTACAAGATACTATGCATTACTGTGAACATAATAAGTTAAAttgaagactttttaagacctttttaataccaccTTATATGAAATTCAAGACCAAACCTGCAATGgaaatacacaatatatatatgtgtgtgtgtgtgagacacatgTGTAAGTACTCTCTCCAAGtgaacacactgatgtcagttcaaaatgaacagtaagGAAACAAAATCTCATCCCTATAATAATAATGCTATTTATCATTGCAATATTCAGAGGAATACCCcgggaaaaatgtatttctcttaAGTCTGTCCAATGATTGTAAACAGTCATTaggtctgtcaggctggagaTAATTTCACGGTAATGTGACCCAAAATATAAGACCCATTGAATCTGAATATTTAAGACTTTCTTAGGCCTTGGACTGAGAAAACGtaatttaagtcattttaagactatctaaggacctgtagacaccctgtgcTCATATCGGTTGGCATTTCTATTGATGTTGAGATTTTGTGATTATAATGTTTTGGATTACTCAGTTCTACAGCTTTACTTACTGTACATATGTGTTGACACCAGTGTTGGAAAGAACATTTACTTAATTAATACTTTAAGTACAGCAGAGGTAATTGTACTTGAGTGCTTGTATTTGAGGCTCCATTACATTTCTACATCAGTTGAAAAGCCATTATCAGATCAAGATTTTTCGTACAAAACATATGTTCAGTTTATAAAATGACAAATTGTTATTGATTAAACTATCCAGCCATATCTTAAGTAATTAAAATCCCCCCACTGTGACCAAACAAGGGCATTATTGTGCTGCTTATATGTAAACACATCAATAATGATCATGTAATAATATTAACAGGGCCAATAATGCccaatgagtacttttacttctgCCATTACTGCTTTGTTGTGTTATatcttttctttattaaatGTGCTGCTGTACGTGTGCTGTGACTGTGTTTTATATATGTGGTTTATTACCATATCACACTGACTCACCCTGTGGGAGTTGCTCAAGCTGATTCCTCTCAACAGATAGCAGCTGCAGGGTGGGGGCCCAAGATACACATCCCGGTCTGCTCTGAGGTCTCAGGCGATGTACATGTCTACCTGTGATGCTTCTCTCCATGCAGAGAGACAAGCGTGTGATACTGTTGTTTCCCAGCCACACATTCCTGAGGCTGCGATGTGGTCGGTAGAGTGTTACAGAGTCAAGGAGGTTATGAGACAGGTCTAAATCGGTGACAGAGTCTTGGATTTGTTGAGGCACAAAGGAAAGGCCAGCGGAGGAACAGTTCAGCAGGGGAGTGCTCTGACAGGTGCAGGACTCCGGACAGGCAGGTAGGGGAGAGGAGCAGTGGAGCCAAGAGACGAGGAGGAGCACAGCAGCCAGGAACGGGCCCTGGGCCACCGCCATCCCAACCTGACCTGAGAGTGTAGTTAAATCATGAATGACAGTTCAGAGGCTCACTccaaaagacaaaataagatCCATTTTTACCAGTAGGACTAAGTCTTTGTATAAGCTTTACTAAAATCACTAAATCCAATGCTACAAGACCAAATGCAAAACTTGTACCGCTCTTTATCACAGTAATGTAGATTAAAAGAAGTCCATAATATAAACGgctaattaattaaaaacatcaaactCACCTGTGTGTTCACTCTTTGCCGAGCTGACAGGAAACTTGTGACTGTCTTTACACACCCGGATGCTTCCAGCGTATCAACTCCGACTGTCTCCGGCAGTTCTGATCAAAGTCTGAACAGTATTTCGCTGCGTCGCACTTAACATGCACCTTCCCTAAAGATGCCATTCTGTGATTCATTCAATCATTTACATGTCTGGTTAATGTCTTACTGTGATTCTTTTCCTCTACATGTATGATAGACAACTTAACAGTTTATGGCGAGGAGAACCATGCCCCAGCTGCACATTCTATTAGATAATAAACCAGCGTAATGAGACACAGCATTCTTTTATGGTTTTAAATGACCATTTAAAGACTTGAGACATTTCCTGAGACCAACGATAAGAAGTTTCACATAGCAACATGTTTCTTTATTGAAACAAACATAGCAATGAAATGttggacatttttttcaaataaggctgattgacatttttttttttttttatctagcTGATCAAAAACACAAGAGACAACATCTGTGATTCTCTGAGAGCGACTACTTCATGACGTTTCTCAACAttataaaacagacaagacaatcCAAACCAAAAATGAAAGTCAAATCTTTTATACTATATATATTGCACAAAATTCAAACCACTCAATATAGGCTTCAAACCACGCTACTGATTTAAGCTTTCCTGACATTCATCAACATTTAAAGAGATTTGCATTAATCTGTAGCATAACTTAGTGCACACACTCTCCTTCTGTTTGTCaatattgtattattttgtcgtaaaaaaaatgttttgcaacaAAATTAGAATATTACATAAATATTATATTCTATATCATCCCTTGTAAATCCATTGGCACGTGCATTATGGACAGTCCAACAAAGAGACCTACTCTGTTTTACTGGATGGCTTAAAATATACCTTGTGTTTTTCAGTTTATCCCAAATTTAATATTACATAAATCATTATAATAATCATGTAGTGTCTCACGCCTGTCAgtgaatataataaaacaaaaatatcaaacaaagcTGCCAGAACAATGAGCAAATAAGATCCTACACAACCCCTCTGCAAGGTCTGTGTAGTGGTAATACTGGACGGTAAGGCAAAAAGTAAATACTGTAGTTTCTTTTAATCagtaggcagtgtaaaagacaATATGTTAAAGTGTTACGCACTGATATGGcattatttcattttagatAAAGTTGGCACACCTGCGGAACAATAAAAGTACTTCAGCACTTGCATGTATGTTCGTATCTTTGGCCAAGTGGCAATGATCTGTAACACAATTCCTGTTTGGCAAACAAAATAAGGAATACAGAATTTATCAGGCCTCCTGCAGAGGTATCATAATGTGCAAGTCATGATGAATGTCCTATAGAATTTTCTATATATATGCAAATTTGTAATCTGACTTCAGTGGTGACAGACTGTAGGGAGATGTAAGAGCAGACTCCAGTCAAGTCTCCTAGTGAGCTTTTTTACACGGGTTATCTGAAGTCTGGCAGCCCATGTTGGGATATTTCACCTGCACACGGAACAGAGTCCCATCTGCACACATGCAGAGCTTATACCTCTCCATGCCTTCATCGAAATACACATCTCCTGCGGAGTTAGGGATGCGTGTAGCATTGAACATGACCGATCCATTGAGGACGATGCTGTTCTCCTGCAAAGAGAAAATAACCCATTCATTCCCACATGTTTATGTTCATCAGCTCTAAAGTACATTCACACCAGAAGAGTCTgcaaaacctttatttaaaacacatcacaaTCTGCACTTTGAGTCGTATTAACAAGAATACACACTGTTGTTTCACCTGTGGTGACGTCATCCTGACTTAACTGCCACTTTGTTGGAAGTTCAAACAAACAGGGTATTGGCTTTGGGATCGCCAGGATTAACTGTTTATCACTCTGAAATATTGCTATTTTCTTCAGTGTCAGTGCATAACTATGGTGATGTGGTGTAGTGCAGGGACCTGCAAGAACCATTACCTCATGAAAATGAAGATGGGAGCTCCAAATATTCCTTAAATTCCAGAGCCATGAAAAGGAGCCTGAGAAAAGAGCACTTTGGGCAACGGGTTGTGCTAGCAACACAGCGGATTATAAAACCCATTGGTTTATTAGTCAGATTAATGATTTTTCTCACAAGTAGTCATCTGCAAAATGAGTCCCTTTTATGGCAAAAAATCATAAGTGAGGAAAAATAAGGGTGCTTAATAATTCGTTACAGCTTGCGATAAATGGAAATTTGGGTCGAAAACAGGTCTAACTATAATGTAGTATTGACAATGTGTTGTACAACATATTTTTCAGGTCTGTTCCCTgatagtcgaccagaaaggtcattagttggcaagactTCATTGGGCGCTTGGttgcagtaaacaaaaacaaaaaaagcaaatctctatcaggagctgcaccttgtcaaaataaatcaaaacctatatgaatggaccatgtgtgactttatttgaaaggacagacacaggaagtgtccacgccctgcagtcagacaggagtcaggttaatttccagggctggtacctgcggttattccacaggctagttaataacatgttgggcaggaaatccaaagtgtgggatcattttgagaaggtgaaggacgaacccaaggtgatatgtaaactcatcttcattggtcgactacaaacatgacgtatcatttgaaacatggaagtagctacatgcccattagcccacagcgtcattaacaggcggctcgctcagtgtgtgacgtgcacttggagataaaatataggcctatattaatgaaggttcattagtacggttttgtgtttctctgtaatgtagcacagtgttaacaatgttactgatactattctctctcacaccttcaactcaaaccaccaaaatatatcacttAATAATTAAATCAGTATggtaaacatgcaggagactagtcgactaatggccctacaTGACGACTTTTGGCTGACTGGGGAAATTCTTAGTCAGGTGCAGCCCTAATATTTTTATAGATCATTagaatcttttttttgtttgtttgtttcaggctTTTGATGTCCACTCTGGTTTTTAAATGgagcttctaacaaacagaGAGATTGTTTCTGACATTAAACAAAGGATGATGATTCTAGCTGCATTTTAAttgtgcaaagtttattttatccCTGTCTGGCTGACAGTGTGGCTGATTTTACACCCTGATTCCAgcactgcagctcagaataacaCGAGACATCTGTGTGACGATAACTGGAAataaaaaccaaagaaaaacaatacTTTTGGCTCCCATGACTATAACTGAtcataaatgataataaatgcAACACTACAGTCATATAGACCTCATCTGTCATTAACTAGTTTCCCACTCTTTGCTTCGGAAACAGAAACAGTCTgactttaagtgttttaaagtgacatattcagagtagtTTCTCCATCGTCCACCTACATAACTTGCTTCGTAGTGCAGGCATTACAAGCATCTATCAGGTTAACGTAAATGCTTCTGGAGTCTACCAGTGGCctttcattaattcattcatcagTCAACCAAACATCACCAGGCAATCTATAGGGACAATCATTCAGGCAACAAAGCTCCAACTTCAGGTAATACCGTGCAACTGCACTTGGCTCAAGTTGAGAATTGTGATCAGATgacatttataaaaacagactatGATTAAAATATGCGTATCATATTCATATTAAAGGGTAGGGTTTGTGGTTTGCACCTCTGCCTCCAGTGTTTGCACCTCCAACAAATTGGCAGCTTGGCCGCCACCCCCCCAGTGcccatatgtatgtgtgtgaaagaaTACTCACAGCCCTGAGCTCGATGCCTCCGCCCATCTTGAACTCTACAGTGCGGCCCATGATGTTGACGCCCTCATTTCCACGAATGATGGCCTTGCTGTCGCCTTTAATGTTCAGGTCAGACGCTGCACTACTGGTGATCTAACGTCAGAGACAAAACATGAGATGTGTAAACCCTTATGGATTAAGTGTGAATGCAACAATACATCAAGCTTACAAATCACAAATGATGGAAAAAAGTCACATTAAGTGTACTAACACTGCTCTGCACAGTTGGAGTCTGACACCGCAGGCCTTAAAACTACAAACAACATTTATAGAGGCTTTGGCTTTGCCGTCACACAGAATGTCCTCAAATCACACTGTGAGcaagttttaaaaatcatttttccGTGTTTATTAAAGATGCAAAGCTaaaatattttctctgtgtttatttttggcctTCAGTTTGTAGCATTGTAAGAACACTGCTGTTGGGGAACACAGCTTTGAGTCTTCTTATCAGCTTCGCACACCTGCGTTCATTCAGATTCTCTCAGACTCTGTCTGCAATGGCGAACTGCAAACTTCACGTCTCCCTGGATTTTTACATTTGTAATCTGGGCTTTGGTTTGGCAACACAGGAACATTCAGGTACTTATTCTGCAGATATTCCAGAATTTTCAGGGTCGGTACGTTCAGTCCTTGCCATGTTAAAAACTGAATTTCTACTCGAGTCTAAACTGATGAAATTGAGTGTGTTCCTGAGGACTTTTTAATGCTTTATCAGGATGTCTGCAGGTATATTTAATGCTTTTCAAGTCCTTTTTAAGATAATTTATCAACAAATTTAggaataattgaaaaaaaaaaaccacatctTTTTTCAtattcaagcattgcaggtaagtagTACATATGTGTGGTCCTGTGCAGAGGTATGTTTTAGGTAGGAACATGGTTATTAAAGTGAGTTAGATTAATCTACATTTCGCCACCTGGTAAGTGCAATTATAAAGTACAGCATTAGGTTCATCAGCAATCAGCAATGTGGATGTTCATTGATGCTGAATaacttcttgtttttctttcccaaCTCTGATCATTTCTGATCCATTTGTGAGTTTATAAACTTATGTTTGTACGTCCAAATGTCCCGTAGGTTTAGTTTTATTACATCCTCTCCGTATATATATTAAAGTAATAGCATTGTTatagttaatgtttttttttgttctttccttcatttctttagaaaaacacatctccacacaaaaaagcaaatatggACTTTCACTCAGAaaagcttgactcattttgagaaaaggaaattaaaagatggataaattaaattGGATCAAATGATTGTTGCAAATAAGCCCTCACACGctgaatttttttcaatttcaagaCTGTTTgtggacctgcagacaccctgtttCTTCATTAATTTGCAGAAATTCTAAAAATGACATTCACCTTTATGGGTTATTGGGTGCCGTGAGTACATTGAGCACAGGTTGTGAAACACTAATATTATAACTGATGctataaatattattttgttaCATCTATTAGATGTTATTAGCGTTATACACACCCTTTCTGTGGAGGCCTTTTTGACACTGAGAACTTTGACTCCTTTGGGCAAATGGAACTCATGGTTTTCAAAGTCTGTGCTGAAGAATGTGGTCTGCGTGCGAGGGTCTGTGAAGGATATGCCAACATCACTGACAACTGAGGTCTTGTCCTTCTCTACACTCAGCTTAGTAGTGCCTTGCTGGAACACAACCTGGAACAACATACATAGAACAAAGAGAAGAGTTTGAGGAGCATGCTCACAGTGTGTCATTTTCCATGTATATAAAACGATCAATGTTGACTGTAAGTGTACTCTGTGTTTCTCACCGGATTATTGTTGCCAACAAGAACCAGGTCCTGGTCTTTGCGGCCTCCTACTGTGCTCTTGTGCAGTGGGTGAACAATGCCcatgtctgccttctgtttGAAGCGTAGCAGGCCGGTCTCATGGAACTCCATACTGTCGCACCCATTTGGACCAATACGTATCACTGTCCATATTACCAGAGTGATCTGAGGGACAGTGTAGTTGTTGCAGGTTATAAAGGATCATTATTCAGGCAACAACATAATGACCAGTTTGTCTGTGTCAACTCTTTGCCATCATTTTCAGGAAAGTATATGAGGATCTATTAGATGGATGAGTACATTTATGGAACTCACAATGAGGTTGATTAAggcgaggaggaagaggaggacaacAATACAGACAGCCATGTTTCCCTTGCGTCCTCTCAGCCCTGTCTTATGAAGACGCTCCTCTTCTATGGGTACATAGCCTGCTTTGAAGTTACTGTTGTGTTCCTTGTTGATACCACGTCTTTCTATCGCCTTCTCTCGCATGGACTTCTTCACGGGCCCATTGGAGCTCTCCTGGAAGGCAAAACAATCTCTGAAGTGGGACACTAAAATCACTAAGGAAAGCACTAAGAAATCAGTAAATAATTATGTTGTTAAACTGCATATAATAATAACTACTTATTTGTTTGGTTTCATACTAAGACTGGAATtcaaaatcaaatttaagaTAATATACAGGTAAGTACAGAtagtgacaaaaataaatagaggcacatagggttgcaacggtatgagattttcaggGTACAATAACAGTCTCAGAAAAGATTGCAGTTTCACGGTATTACAGAGTTTATATTATCATCAGTCAGagtgacccttaaaggaatgaaaacagaagggttatttgttgttgtacaaacgttttattactctaattaaaacttgaaaccattttgttaacggatgtttgtgtaaaatgtctcccatttgaaaataacaaaaacaaaggggAGATTCTCCGTCCAGTTGAACCCTAGAGGCTCACAAGAATacattaaagctatagtgcgtaacttctacaggtccgtaaatgtccgtttcacccaagccactactagaggagatgacataATGCTGATTAAGCTGATCGGCTCCTCGaacatctcgcggtatttttcaatatatatcatttttagtttgcgcgtcgaccggcgacattcccaCGCTGGCGCACAgaaaatgcttcctcacaacaagaagggagggggaggaagagcggagagtgtcacagcaagaggtagagtgcaggtagaaagagaaagcaacatggtggagaagcggccgagacacggttcagaagtggatcctaccacaaaagcaagtgttactctgtgtacacggtgtgtggcgagtgttactctgtgtacatggaagtgccgccggcttattagttgtaataacgcattatccgctgggaggcgacacaagttacgcactatagctttaaaacaaaaactatacaAGAGCATTTGATGATACAATGACATCAAGTCTATTTTATGTAcatgtagtggaattaacatcatattatccATGCGTACTCTCATCGTGACagtccaccagcagatggagacatgaaatacaatctCTCTTTTACAatacaatgtatgtaacattcattcattgtgctaAATAAGACAAAGCATGTTGGTCGattttgatatttaattttaaagccgatatcgGCCGATACTGAggactagggctgggcaatatgtcctgaaaattacatcataatatttttggactaCATCTCCATAGTCGATatatatcttgatatttttaaatctcctcaaGAGCACTTCATCAATGCTACGACtcgtaaacaaaaacaaacatagtaatatttctgaccaaatactCTCTCTGATGTGACTAAGTTGTAGGGATGACTTTTTgttgactgtttgttttttcagaaaatattaacacattttcacagatttttgatcaataatcatcaataatgtggATATGTAATGACTAACTGGGTTAAGGCAAGTGCTAAAACAAACATAAGTCTTGTAAGTTGATATATTTATATtgctttactgtaatgcagcttttAACATTAGGGAAAAAGACCATTTATGTCTTATAACgatacaatatccaaaatcaaGACGGTGTATAGTCTCATATCTCGATAACGATATATCTTTATATTGCCGAGGACACAGTAATGTGCATCCCTATAATATACACAGAAATAGCattagtatagtatagtatagtatagtatttctATAACAATATATGATCTATACTTTTA is a window encoding:
- the sgcb gene encoding beta-sarcoglycan; the encoded protein is MASEQESSNGPVKKSMREKAIERRGINKEHNSNFKAGYVPIEEERLHKTGLRGRKGNMAVCIVVLLFLLALINLIITLVIWTVIRIGPNGCDSMEFHETGLLRFKQKADMGIVHPLHKSTVGGRKDQDLVLVGNNNPVVFQQGTTKLSVEKDKTSVVSDVGISFTDPRTQTTFFSTDFENHEFHLPKGVKVLSVKKASTERITSSAASDLNIKGDSKAIIRGNEGVNIMGRTVEFKMGGGIELRAENSIVLNGSVMFNATRIPNSAGDVYFDEGMERYKLCMCADGTLFRVQVKYPNMGCQTSDNPCKKAH